A stretch of the Aegilops tauschii subsp. strangulata cultivar AL8/78 chromosome 4, Aet v6.0, whole genome shotgun sequence genome encodes the following:
- the LOC109754557 gene encoding FBD-associated F-box protein At1g60410-like: MESPPPKRNAGHVGEDGISALPDHLLLDILERLHLREAVCAGALSTRWRHLPSHLSLVHLDAGHFRGATSLQIMDAFTGAARALLTRVPPAEGVCESGALKVLVLSFYTSSPHLTSLALAVGSGTSA; the protein is encoded by the coding sequence ATGGAGTCGCCGCCGCCCAAGCGCAACGCCGGCCACGTCGGCGAGGACGGAATCAGCGCCCTCcccgaccacctcctcctcgacATCCTCGAGCGCCTCCACCTGCGTGAGGCGGTCTGCGCCGGCGCGCTCTCCACGCGGTGGCGGCACCTCCCCAGCCACCTCTCGCTCGTGCACCTCGACGCCGGTCACTTCCGCGGCGCCACATCGCTCCAGATCATGGACGCGTTCACGGGCGCGGCGCGGGCCTTGCTCACTCGGGTGCCTCCCGCCGAGGGAGTGTGCGAGAGTGGTGCCCTCAAGGTGCTCGTCCTCAGCTTCTACACGTCTTCCCCTCACCTGACCTCATTAGCACTTGCAGTAGGCTCAGGCACCTCAGCTTGA